The Spirochaeta isovalerica genome includes a window with the following:
- the citC gene encoding [citrate (pro-3S)-lyase] ligase, with translation MIYTSIYIKAEERILDLRSISLKSKKDVGTFTEFLNSRDLEMDEDIDYAIVLEENDRIIASGAMSGPVLKCIAVDRNYEGEGYIGKIVTYLLLKAHHENIDSLFLFTKPENEPVFSDLGFHQIAKVDGEAVLMENMKNGLEKYLDHLSEKKVSGDRIASIVMNCNPFTKGHLFLIEKAASENDHVHIFLLDENRSLFPADVRIDLVRKGTSHLDNVTVHHSGQYIISAATFPSYFLKDSKRIIDAHGRMDLALFCDRIAPALGINRRYVGEEPLCPVTSHYNELMAEILPPAGIELIVVKRKEQDDDVISASRVRKLIAEDDFDAISEIVPQTTLQYLKSPEAQAVIKRIKGLHK, from the coding sequence ATGATTTATACTTCCATTTATATTAAAGCTGAGGAGAGAATTCTGGATTTAAGAAGCATTTCTCTAAAAAGCAAAAAAGATGTAGGAACATTTACTGAGTTTCTGAACAGCCGGGACCTTGAGATGGATGAAGATATCGACTATGCCATCGTTCTGGAAGAAAATGATAGGATTATCGCTTCCGGAGCCATGTCCGGCCCCGTCCTTAAATGCATAGCTGTCGACAGAAATTATGAAGGTGAAGGTTATATCGGAAAAATAGTCACCTATCTGCTTCTGAAAGCCCACCACGAAAATATCGATAGTCTTTTTCTCTTTACCAAACCGGAAAACGAACCGGTTTTTTCCGATCTGGGCTTTCATCAGATAGCGAAGGTCGACGGCGAAGCCGTTCTCATGGAAAATATGAAAAACGGCCTGGAAAAATATCTGGATCATCTTTCGGAAAAAAAAGTGTCGGGAGACAGAATTGCCTCCATCGTCATGAATTGCAACCCCTTTACCAAGGGGCATCTCTTTCTGATTGAAAAAGCCGCTTCGGAAAACGATCATGTCCATATTTTTCTTCTCGATGAAAACCGGTCGCTTTTCCCGGCCGATGTGAGAATCGATCTGGTACGGAAGGGGACTTCTCATCTGGATAATGTGACAGTCCATCATTCGGGGCAGTACATCATTTCAGCCGCGACATTCCCCTCCTATTTCCTTAAGGACTCGAAGAGAATTATCGATGCCCACGGCAGAATGGATCTGGCGCTTTTTTGCGACAGAATCGCCCCGGCTCTCGGGATCAACCGCCGCTATGTGGGAGAAGAACCTCTCTGCCCCGTAACAAGCCACTACAACGAACTGATGGCGGAGATTCTGCCTCCTGCAGGTATTGAGCTCATCGTTGTAAAAAGGAAAGAGCAGGATGACGATGTTATCAGCGCCTCCAGGGTCCGGAAGCTTATAGCCGAAGATGACTTTGATGCCATATCGGAAATCGTCCCGCAGACAACTCTTCAATATCTGAAAAGCCCGGAAGCCCAAGCTGTGATAAAAAGGATTAAAGGATTACATAAATGA
- the citD gene encoding citrate lyase acyl carrier protein yields the protein MRIVKRGIAGTLESSDVMITVSENTEGGIEIDLKSIVEKQFGKQIRRVISEKMDELDVKDALVEVNDKGALDCTIKARLESAAYRAAGIQHVRWEDK from the coding sequence ATGAGAATTGTGAAAAGAGGAATCGCCGGTACGTTGGAATCCAGCGATGTCATGATAACCGTTTCGGAAAATACAGAAGGCGGCATTGAAATCGATCTGAAAAGCATCGTGGAAAAACAGTTCGGCAAACAGATCCGCCGTGTCATCAGTGAAAAAATGGACGAACTGGATGTGAAAGACGCTCTGGTCGAAGTTAACGACAAGGGAGCGCTGGACTGTACGATTAAGGCGCGGCTGGAATCGGCAGCCTACCGCGCTGCGGGAATACAGCATGTCCGCTGGGAGGATAAATAG
- the citE gene encoding citrate (pro-3S)-lyase subunit beta, giving the protein MEKLRRTMLYVPGNNAGMVKDAHIYRSDSVMFDLEDSVSLTEKDSARLLIFNALKTLDYEGIETVVRINGLDTPFGEDDIKAMVRARPDIIRIPKAETADDILEVEKLIEREEKAAGVEPGTIKMMAAIEGPLGVINAYQIATASRRLVGIALGAEDYVTNMKTKRSPEGTEILYARSAIVTAARAAGIYALDTVYSDINNEEGFIEEVKLIKQLGFDGKSVISPRQIAPVHRIYTPEQKEIDFAVRVIAAIAEAEEKGSGVISLDGKMVDKPIVDRAQRVLAMAKASGILISEDEI; this is encoded by the coding sequence ATGGAAAAGCTTCGCAGAACCATGCTCTATGTTCCCGGTAATAATGCGGGAATGGTCAAAGACGCCCATATCTACCGGTCCGATTCAGTAATGTTCGATCTCGAGGACTCGGTATCCCTTACCGAGAAGGATTCAGCCAGGCTTCTCATTTTCAACGCCTTGAAAACGCTGGACTACGAAGGGATAGAAACAGTCGTCAGAATTAACGGACTCGATACGCCGTTCGGCGAAGATGATATCAAAGCGATGGTCAGAGCCAGACCGGACATAATCCGGATACCCAAAGCGGAAACCGCCGATGATATTCTGGAAGTGGAAAAACTGATCGAGCGGGAAGAGAAAGCAGCCGGCGTCGAACCGGGCACCATAAAAATGATGGCCGCCATAGAGGGACCGCTGGGAGTTATCAACGCTTATCAGATTGCCACTGCGAGCCGGCGGCTTGTGGGTATTGCCCTCGGGGCGGAAGACTACGTAACCAATATGAAAACTAAGCGTTCCCCCGAAGGAACAGAGATACTCTATGCCAGAAGTGCCATTGTTACAGCGGCCAGAGCAGCCGGGATATATGCCCTCGATACGGTTTATTCCGATATCAACAACGAAGAGGGATTTATTGAAGAGGTCAAGTTGATTAAACAACTCGGATTTGACGGTAAATCGGTCATATCCCCCCGTCAGATTGCTCCTGTACATCGGATCTACACTCCCGAACAGAAAGAGATTGATTTTGCCGTCCGGGTTATCGCAGCCATTGCCGAAGCGGAAGAAAAGGGCTCGGGTGTCATTTCCCTCGATGGAAAGATGGTTGACAAACCCATTGTCGACAGAGCGCAGAGAGTACTGGCCATGGCCAAAGCTTCGGGAATTCTGATAAGTGAGGATGAAATCTGA